A region of the Callithrix jacchus isolate 240 chromosome 5, calJac240_pri, whole genome shotgun sequence genome:
CACTGCAACTGTGTAGGATGCCCCCCTCCCCCATAAATAGTGCCATCTTCGGGAATCCAAACACTCTGACTTACAGATGACTTCAGGGCCTGCACTAGACAACATCATATGATGAGTAAAACTAAGATTTTGTGGCTCTGCATTTTAGTAACTGTCATCTGCAAATGAATTCTGGGCATGAGAGAGTGATTAGCCCTGTTCCAATGGGGCCCTAGAGTCTGCACCACTTATCTATGGCCGTTGCTGGGAATCAGATTTCCTCTTAGTCTAAAGGACACCCTGACACTTGGTGTAAGGGGCTGCCTATGATGTGGGGAGTTCTGTATCTTGGAGTGGCCCAAGTCCAGACCAGCGCCCACCCATTGAGAGTTTCCAACTAGATGGATCCCAGCTTCTGCTTTAGCCTGACCAACTTGTAAATCCCTCCAACTCTACTACAGAATCTCTGAAAACCTCCTATGGGTAAGACCCAATTCCATATCCAAGCTTAGAGCCAGTGGCTGGGAAGGACAGAAAAAGCACGTCCTGGTTTTCAGTTCTGCCATCCTCATGGCAGTGGGCAAGGGGGGGAGGGGTGTATCCATCCTGGACCACGGCTTTTGAGGGCTGGGCTCACTTGGGCTGCAGAGATGAATATCCTCCACTGTGACACCCTGACTTCCATTCAACAGATTGTGCTCAAAACCCTAAACAGCTTGGGAGGCACTGAAACGGGGTCCAGAGACTGTGGGTGCTGCCATCATTAATGCCAGGCATAGGCGGCTTGGGTTTCATGGGGCCACACGGGACTTTCAGGTCAACAGAAGGTAGGAAGACAAACCAAAGAAGTATGAATGTAACACTGGGGGTGAACGATCATTGCTTTAACTGCAATGGATGGCATGGCATCCTGAGTTTCATAGGAGAGATGGGGAGTGTGCAGGCGGGCTGCTGGGTGTGGATCCACTGTGGCAGTGAGGCACAATGAAGGTACTGCACAGGCACAGCCAAAGGGGAGGCCGAGGCCTCCAGAATCATGTGATACTTCTGATGGCCTGAGTGATGGTCACCATAGCAGGGCTCCATCTCTGGGGTCACAATGAgctggttttatttattatttattcttcatacCCTGCATGTGGCATCCAAAGTGCTCGATTTAAATGTTATGTGGCCACAGTGCCAGAGTGGGCCAGTTCCATTGGCCTtaattttctcacctataaagtgGGTATAACAACAGTAACCACTTCGTAGGGATTCAATGAGACAATCTCTATAAACGGGCCACAGAATGTCTGGCACAAGataaatactgaataaatgttgCCTGTAGTAACTACATCTGACATGGTCTGTCTCGTAAGCACATTCAGAGGTAGTCAGGGTTTGCACATCCCGTCTTTTCCCCATCATGGGATTCAGCTCTGAGGGAGAAGGCTGGGCAGAGCAGGCCCGTGGGGCTGGAGAAGGAAGCTATTCCAGCAGGCAGAGGCAAAGGCGCCTGCAGGGCCAAGGGCTGCTCACCCAACTCCTGGTCCTCCTGCACCCGCCTCCTTTCATCTGCACAGGCCTGCAGCCATCTCgccttgtcttcttgttttttgGCACAAAACAAATGAACCTCATCTGTGGTCCTGCTGACAAGCTTGAAGGCATTTTTCACGCTGAGGTTGCAGTCCTTGTCGCGCCCGTCCTCCAGGTCCACGAGCTCCATGTCATCCATGTCCAGCCGGCCCTTGTAGTACAGCATGTCCCTGCGCAGCAGGTCCTTCTTGCAGGACACCAGCTGGTGGTCAAACAGGAAGAACGTCCGCTGCTGGCTCTTGCCCTGCTTAGTGATTTTGGTCAGTTCCCCAGAATGAATCAATTCTGAGCTTCGGTCTAAGATATCCAGTCCCTGGAAGGATGAAAACACACCTTAAGATCTTCCAATTCTAGCAcagctgtagtcctagccacttagaaagccaaggtgggaggatcgtttgaggacaggactttgagaccagcctcagcaaacatagcaagaccccatctctacgtaAAATTTTACGTAGACCCCAACTCTacgtaaaattttaaaaattattcgggcatggtggcacacgcctgtagtcttagctacacAGGAGGCCGAGGGAGGGAGGACGTCCTGggcccaggagtgtgaggctgcatTGAGTGGTGAtcatgccagtacactccagcctcaggggCACAGCAAGacctttctcttaaaaaacaaaacaaatcaaaaccaaaaaaaagaccAAACTCCAAATTCTAATTCCTTGGGTCGAAGAGACTCCGGACACACAATGCTTCTCAGATTTTCTAGTTACCTGAGACTGCCCACCACCTGTCCCCATCATAAGTGGGCAGGGCCTCACAGGTTATTTATTAATCAACCTGGGTTTATTGGTCTCCTGGTGCCtgaaatttcttcctttcctttttttcctactCACTAGGAAAATGTGATGGTGCCTCTGTGTTAGCTGAGGGATCTTCCTTGCCTGAAGCCTCTGGTAAGAAGCATGCCGAATTAATGGAACCCACTCATCTGAAACAGCAGCTGACCCAAACAGGCCTCCGAGAGTGAGAGTACACTAGGCTTATACGTAACGGAGTGTTCATGTAGGGCACACAGGACCGTGATTGTGGAGCTGACATTTGTGTTGATGTACGGCAGCTCCCTGGAATTGCAACTTGTTTAGGATCGTAGAAACAAAAGGCCCGATGGTAACTTGTCAGTAAGAAATTAACTTCTGACAAATTATCCCCTAAACGTCAGTGTCCAAAATCAGAGAGAACCCACCCCTTACAATATTTAGATGAAATCTAATCCAGTGTTACTTTATGGTATTTGGTATGACACCGGCCCTCGTTATATAAGATTGGATTCTCCCTTAATCTCACTCATACACAATATTTTTTGGAGCCAAAAGAGCCTGACTCCAAAACAGTTCTACTTACTTGCTCAGAGCAATTCTGTGCCCTAGATTCTTCACTTATGAAATAAGAGAGTTGGACTCAATGTTCTCTGAGATCCTGCCCAAACGCCAGAAGCCTGTAAGGCCCTTGAAATGTACGTGTTTCTCTCTAATTTTCACCACCTATAACCTACTTCAGTTAACAACCTAACTTCTTGCTCCAGACTTTCTCAATGCTGTGGACAGTGAGTTCTGACCAATTAAATAATAGATGTAAAAATCAATGTGGCTTGGTCTAAAAAAAACAGCCTGAATGGCATCTGCTTGTCATTCTTGATAATGGCAGTAGAGCTCAGTGGTCACCAGCATGGACTTGGAAGCCAGGGtgcctgcctgggtttgaatccaccTCTGCTACTCTtgagctgtgtggtcttgggcaagttatttaacctttctgtgcttcagttttcccatctgttaaaTGGGTATAATATCGGTGCTTACTTCATAGGATTGTGGAGAGGTTAAATGAGTTCATATATGTACAAATGGCTCAGACCAGTGCCAGCCAAAAATGTGGTAAACACATACAGGTGCTAGCTATTATCActgttgtttttataaataaatagagagagagagagagagagagattcgcTGGACCATTATTATAGGCATTGTATTTGTACTGTCTtctctttgagacggagtcttgctgtcacccaggctagagtggagtggtgtgatcatggctcactgcagcctcaacctcctaggttcaagtgatccttccaactcagcctcctgagtagtcaggacttcaggtgtatgccaccatgcccagctgaattttttatcttttttgtaaagatagggtcttggcatgttgcctaggctagtctcaaactcctgggctcatgttaTTCtcacactttggcctcccaaagtgttgggattacaggtgtgagctgctgtgacTGGCCTATACTGTCTCATAAAATGCTCCTCAAAGCCTATGAGGTAGCTGATATTTTCTTCCACGACTgataagataaaaaaaatttatctggcCCAGATTGTATAGGATTCACATGTGAGCAGGGACTCCAGAGTCCCCCATACTTCCACTATATTATGTGGCTGCATCTGAATTGTCCTCTACTATTCCCATGGAGCTCCCTCTATCAGGAGAGACAGAGGCTTAGCAAAAAATTAACTGCAGACATTCTTCAGATTTTACTTCCTATAGGCATCGGTTATAAAGTGGTTGATTGTTAAATTCAACAATACAGCTCAAAATACATTTACCATGAATGGTATACATACCATTAAAGCCAAGAATACAAGGTACTGATCATAGATTTCATAGTGTGTCTGTACCAGATCAAAGGTGCAGGAGTCACCTTTCATGAGTCACCCCAGTAGCATGGGGTGATGCGGGGTATTTCCCACTTACCTCCCAGCCCACGATGGACACCTGCCAGCGAGCTATCTTGTCGATGCTCTCCAGCTTGCGCTTGCGCTCATTGATCAGACAAGCCACATTCTTCATGGCCTCATATGCTGCCTTGATGTTGCTATAATCACTGCAAGATGCGAGGTTCATATTAATCACATGGCATGCATCTTACAAATGTGGACTGGCAAGATAACTCATGGGGGCGCTTCTTCCTATACGACTGGAACAGACAAGCTGGCATTTACATCACAGCCACTGCTTCCCTTTTTCTTGTTCCCCCATGAATAGACTACAGTCTGCATAGGTTAAGGGAGCTGACCCAATGCATTTCAGAATTCTttggaataaaaatgttttcactcATTTCCCAGAAATCGCAATGAATGATGGTAAATGCCACAGTAAATAAGTTGTAGTCATGGTGACAATGGGCAACTTTCATTAATACAGAAAGGACATCTCTCTTATGGCTTTGATTCTCATACAACTACTCTTGTTACATAAAGCACTTTAAAAATCACTAACCATTTCCAAGGGTGACGatttgctctgagtctcatcttttATGCTGcttgggaaaggagaggagaggacaggagTCTGAAGTGGTGCATTACGGAATGCTAGCATGGCATTTGCCTCACCAACACATCTTCCTTTCTGGTGCTTTCCATCCGCCACAGTCACGCCAAGCTAAAACGCTCTCCCCAGCGGGCCCCTACTCCCAAGCCCACTAAAATTGTAGGCACAGGAAGAGCAGAAACTACAGTTCCAGTCTAGGCTGGCACAGAGCATGTCCAGTATCTGCAAGCTTCACATTCAGGTTTTGCTCAGCGTTAATAATGGGGGGCTGGGGAGACCAACCATCCAGCTAATGAGCTGCATTTTCCACTTTCCCCTGGCAACTTAGAGGACAGACAGGGCCACTGCACCGCAGCCAGAATGAATGAGAATCCTTCTGCACAACCATGGTAAAGCCTTGAGAGCAGATTCTATTGTCTATTTACCAAACACAATTCAACTCAGCTCCCGGGAAGTCCCCAGATGCTGCCCACACTAAGCAGACCTGCTGTCTTCAGAGAGGCCCATTCACACTCAGAAGTGGGGCAGAGAGCAGGAGCAAGAATGACACCAGGGGCTGCCAAAATCATGGACACAGAGCCCCCAAAGAGGCCTCCAGCAATGAAGAAAGGGTGCAAATTAAGTTTTTCTGGACAAAACTGAGctgtaatgatttttttaaaagactttttgctttgttttacttaAGACAAGGAAATGGACTTTTTGTCATGtcgactaatttttattttgaaaatgccaAAACTGCAAATGCTCTTGGTGAAAAATGCCCTTGAAGGAGAAAAAGTAACAACTGAGGAGTGAGGCGTGGGCTTCTGGACCCAGCTTTCCCGTCTCAGACAGTACGACGCTGCCTGCCCACATCTTTCAGGAAGTCTGTGCTTCTAATTCTCTTACTTATCGTCTCTGGCTCTGGGCTCCTCATCTTGCCATCAAGACATGTtcttaaaaatgtcttcaaaaactTGTAAAAGATATTtagaactaaaatatatttttttcttcaattttgtgGCTTTCTTGACTTCCCTGTTTTTTTTCCACTgaacttttctcccattcaagtactaaccaggcccgaccctgcttagcttccgagatcagacgagatcgggcgcgttcagggtggtatggccgtagactCCACTGAACTTTTCTGATTTCTCCATCagaataagaaaaacatatttagctctctctccttttctctatcTCAATGAACTGCTCTCTCTAATTCCTTTAGTCCTAACTTTTTAAGTTAACACCCATATCTAGAGTCTATTGTTCTGTGACCTGCTCTCATTCTTATTCTTTACTTTCCAATCTACCAATCTAATTATAAGAAggctccattctttttttttttttgagacaaagtcccaCTCTGGCTAGAAtgcaggctagaatgcagtgtctcgatctcggcttactgcaatctccgcctctggggttcaagtgattctcgtgcctcagcctcccaagtagctaggattacaggcacccaccaccacatctggctaatttttgtgttttagtagagacagggttttaccatgttggccaggctggtctcaaactcctgacctcaggtaatccacccgtctcggcctcccaaagtgctgggattagaggtgtgagccactgcgccggccagaAGCTTCCCTTTACAAGTCTGTCTCTTCACAGGAGTTCAGAAGCAGAGAGGACAAAAGAATAATGACTCATTCTCCACTCCCTGCAGGGAGAAATTTAGCTGCTGAAACTGTTAACTGTTGTGGTTTGCCACACAAATTTCCTCCTAGTACaatcccttccctcttcctcttcccattaGGACCCTGAGATGACCCGCTGCAGGTACAGGTAAAGACTTTGTCAGGGGCATGGACCTTGGTTCGATTCTCATCTAAAACGGTCAGCTTTAGCCTAGACCCTTGCACCCCTGTGTGGCCTAGCTTGGAGCCTGGCATATAGGAGCTGCTCTATGACTGTCTGTCCCTGCTGGCCAGGTGAGAACTCAGCAATTAGCCAAGCACTGCTAGCCTGAGGCACCAGACAGGTGGGCTGCACTGTGGGGACACTTTCCCATGGCATGGAAAATGGGCATGCACATTCCAGTGCTGAATCGGTGACATGCTTAATGTATAACCACACAAAAGCGTCTATGCACATGTGAAATGACAGCTGGCTATTAAGGAAACAAAGGATAACTTTGGCTCCCCCAGAAGAGATCGTATGGCTAGAGAACAAGGGCCTgagaagaacccagaaataaccgCGGCGGATAGCAAAGACGGAGAGCGTGTGTATTGTGTTGCTTGTTGTTCAGGagaagctgagattcaaacaACACAAGTGTTGTGGTAAGAAGAGCTTGGTTAGGTGCCGAGGAAGCTCGAAGGGAGATGCAACATTCAGGTACGCATAGAAGGAAGACCTGTGCTCCCAAGAGGAGGGAACGGGGCGAAGAGCAGGGAGTCGGCACCCCGGTGGGGAAGGAGCAGCTCAGGGCCCAGCGGGCACCCAGAGCCCTGGTCTTCTCAGCAGCCCTGTACAGACTCCCACCCCTGACAGTCCACACTCTTTATAGTTCAAGTGCCTTCACCCTTCTATGTTGCTAAGTAGAGATTGCTTAGCAACAACTAACTTTAGGTAAGTCAAAATAACATAATGTTTCTGCCATAAAGAATCCTTCTCTGAGCTGAGCTGCTGTGTGTCATGGGTACAGGAGAGAACGAAAGTCGTGGCTTTCCATTCACACTGGTTTGTTTCCCTCAGAAATGGTCTTTACTAATCACTGAGGACTCAAAGCCACGTTTATAAAATACAGGTAAGCAATATAAGGAGTAACAACACAACAGAAGTCCCCGTGTGCTCGCGGCACAGCTCAAGAAGGATGCTCATGTCTTCACAGCTCTCGGAGTGGACGTTCTGGAGCCTCTCCAATCACTGTTTCAGGAGTTAATTGCACACAGGCTCAACAATCTGAAAACTGCTCCCATGGAGCTCCCAGTTTGTTAAGATTGACACTGACGCCCACCTATCACTGCTTGGGTTAAGAGCTGCCTacaggaagcagcagcagcccctCACCTGCGCCCCTTGCCCATGCCCCTCACCTGTGTTCCTGCGTGGTATACTTGAGCAGCTCGGCCAGCTGCAGCGGGTATTTGCAGATCTTCTGCACCGGTGTGAGCAGGAACCCGTCGATGGCGATGTCGATCATCTGCTGCAGCAGGCGGCAGGCTTCGAAGAAGTGTCTGTACTTGCCCTGCTTCATGAGGTTGGCGAGCTCCAGGCAGGCACCCGGGTGGTTATTACAGTACTCGGAATAGATGGCAAAGCCCTCTTGCTGGGAAGAAAAAGGACAGCTTCGTCAGCTTCTGGGGTGGCTCTGGGCCATGACAACGACAGCAGCATCCCAACCCTCTCTAAGGGATACTCCTAGAAAGGAGGGAGATGGACTTCTGCAAGGACGGGGCATGACATCTGCTGGTGGCCAAGCTACCCTGCCGGGGTTTCCAAAAGTGTACTGGGCCAGCAGGAAGGGGCGCTTCAGCAGGCTCCTGAGGGGGTTGAGGGCGAGGCTGCCCTAGGACTCTGCAGCCTGGTCTCCTTCCAGCCTGCCTTGCACTCACCCTGGAAGGTGGGGAGCAGGGGGAGCGGGGCCTCTAACGTCCCCCTCCCACAAATTCTTTCAACTCAACTAAAACCATGCAGGTAGCTTTAATGGCTGCTTATTTGTGGTTTGCAACTAGTCCTGTCAGGTTTTCCTCAAAAAACACACCTCTCTTCCCATTTCCCTGCTGTCACCATGGCTGGGCCTGCCACGGCCCCCTCCTTGGTGGCAGCAATACTCCCCCATCCTCACTGTGAGACTCACCTTCCTAGGGCCATCATGTGGCCTCCAGCCTGGCCTGAGCTGACTCCTGCAGGAACCTTCTGCATGGGGCCACACAAGGAGGCCTGTGACAATGTCCCAAATATGCCCAGGTCACCCATGGGGCCCAACCTCCAACTGACTTACCACAAAAACATTATGCCCAGCCACTTAAAATCTTTCTGCCCCAGAGGACTCTAGACAGCTACTGAGCCCAGcacccaggaagtgaaggaggTGGTGAGGCTGCCACTGTTATTATTACTACTCTTACTGTCCCCTTGCTATTTGGGCTGGAACTAAAATCTTCCTCTGAAATCCTTTAGCAGTAAGTAACAGTCGGTCTAAGTTAAAAAGGGATAAATGGCTGTTATTATCACAGGAAGGTTCCAAGACAGTTACAATATACAAGCCCGGGTGCTGGAGCCACATGCCTGGGTCTGCCTTCTCAGCTGCCTCTTactgctgtgtggccctgggttCCTTACTCACTGGGCCTTAGTTTCTCATCTAGGAAGTGGGAGAGATAATCATATCTACCTCACAGCAATAAACAAGCCAATAAAAGAAAACCCTGAAAACAGTGCCTGAAACGTAATTCACACTTACTGGATATTATTAGGAAGGACTCCATAGTTCTTACAGCATAAtccttagaaatttttaaaaaggaattactCCAAATGTAACCCCCTAATTCCAGATTACATAAAAGGAATTTGATAAAATGAATTTGGGACATTCGGACAAGATTAACTAATAGATTTAGTTTATGTGATAACCATGTCAGATAGAGACATCTCCTTTATGGAAGGTTCATCTAGCCAACAATAAAACAATAGAGACTCCTGTATTTAGTGGACATGCATTTCCAAATCATGTAACCAGAAGTTATGAATAACGAAGTAGGTGACGCACATGTTGAAGAAAGCACGATCCTATTTCACTTAAGTGAGGTTCCTCTTTGTTGTACTGTTTCTCAAGGTCTTTCAGAAACCTCCTTTGGAATTTGTAAATATCTTCAATGTTTCCAAAAATAGTGGCTAGCTGCGCAACAGTGAACATTGCTGTGTGCTTGCGGCACTGGCGGATATATCCCTGCAAAACACAGAAGCAATCGCTTTTATTtgaaatccaaataaattatttgaatagtATGTCAGCCCAGAGCCATGATCTTGGAatgaattttaattaaagaaaattattttaacctCTATGGGTCTCTGATGAGGTCATCGTACTTCGGTGACTGCGATCTGCCATAGGTGTTAAGTAAGAGGTGTTAAAAGAAGAAGAGAGCAAAAAGGCTCATGTGGTTGGATTTAGGATCCAATGTTTCCAGAAACAAGTTTCAAATACCAAAGCTCAAAAATTAGTGTCGTCACAtgctttttcaaacttttaagaaaatcatTCTCCCATCCGTAATTCCATTTCACAGCCCAGGAGACTTGTCAAATGCAGAATGTCATGCTTGCTGAACAGCTCACACAGCTCTGTGCACAGTCTGTCAGGGCACAGAGCCAAAAATCTCTTCCCCACCAGCATTGCCTAGCCACGGACAGCACCAATCTGTAGATCTTTAATCTGAGGCCTGCACTAATTAATAATCTATGTGCAACACCATGGCTATACTATGGCTTCAGAGGAGCTAGTGGGATAAGAGGAAAAGGCAGTACATACATGCAACAGCTAACTCACAGAGTTATCACGTCATTCAATAGAATGAACTGAGCATAGAGTAAAATAGCATAGACTAGTTGGTATGAATTTTAACAGGAAAAGAATATAATGTAATAGTTCAGAGGAGGACAGGTTCTGgggcagactgcctgggtttaaatccaACCCCACCACTTCTCTGTGTCTTGGTTTCCCTATCTGCAGTGGGGACTAACAGGACCGGCCCAGTGAGAATGCTGTGTTAGCTGCGTTAATCCAGGTAAGGGTGCCAACCAGTCAATGCTCGATCATCACGAGCAGCTCCTGTCATTTCCCTAAACGGCACTGCAGAACTGCTTCTTTCGCCACATACTCAAACAGAACGAGATGGCTGGCTCACAGAAGCTCAACACTGGCATGTCCACGCGGCTGGCTAATCCAATTAGAGGACACACATTCTCTGACTTCAACCTGTCTTCAGCACTGATTGGTCAGCGTTGAATTGATAGTGCAGGCCTCAGCATTCGCAGCTACGAAGGCCGCAGTGGGCAGACAGGGTGAACAGCAGTGTGGCGTGATGCTCGTACATGATCCACAGAAGCACAAAATCACGGGAGGACAAAACCCTTCCAGGTGCACCTCCACTCCTGGCAAGTTCTCTGAAACCAGGACAAGACTATCAAATAGAATTTGTTGCCAAATAAAATAGCATGACACCAGTATAGAGCCTTGGATATAACCAATATAAATCCAGCATTTTTTCCCTTCTGTGTCTAAATGACTCGGGATCTCATCTGTGAGTCAGTGATGAGATATAGTGGTGTACAGATAGTGACAAACCTTTGACTCTTTGTAAAGTCAAGTGAGGGTTTTGCCTTCTGTGAAAGCCATTCTTTTCAACTAATCTCAGCAACTAGGTCCTGATAGAGAGAGCTGCAGAGTACAATTAAGAGAGGggccgggcacactggctcatgcctctaatcccagcactttgagaaagcaaggcaggaggatcacttgagtccaagagtttgtgaccagccctggcaacatagtgaaaccctgtctgtatatacaatttagaaaattagctgggcgtggtggtgcatgcctgtagtcctagctactcaggaggctgaggagggaggattgcttaaagctcaggagtttgagattgcagtgagctataatgacaccactgtactccagtctggatgacagagcaagaccctatctctaagaaAAGCCTTGTCTCTGAAAAGAGACCATAACTCTAAGAAACCTCCACCAACAGCTAGGACAGCCGCAGCACTCAGGCTGAGCAGTACAGACAGCAGGGGCGGAGAAATGAGCAGTGGACAAGTGTGTACATGTGGGAGTCtgatggggtggggggtggaggtggggagaaagCCCAGGCACCTCACGCAGCCTCACACTGTGGCCCTCAGTGAGGTCCTGGCCTGGCGTCCCACCTCGCAGATGTCCCTGAGGTGTTTGATGTACACCCGCTCGGTGTCCATGATTTCTCGGATGACGTTGGTCCGCATCTGCTGCTTGTTCTCGAAGTGTCTGTGGCGGCTCTGGCTGGCCTCCTCGTCCTGCTCCTCGCTGGGGGTGCTGCTGGAGTTTTCCGACAGCTCTTCCTGATTCACTCGCAGCTGCAACCCACACACAGGTGACAGGTGacttggggtgggggagggcggCATGGAGCAGAGACCTCCCAGGTTCCCACCTTCCCATGACTAGTTGGGAAGGTAGCCTGGCTCTCACCTGAGTCTTGTGACCTCAGCAGGGCCAGGGCTTTGCCAGCAGGCACCAGGACCACAGAGAAACACTGAGCAACTCGCTTGCCTTCCTTAACATTTTTGCTCTGaaccagcctaattttttataAATGCGACTTGCATGTCAGATTCCAAACAATTACAAAAGAACTGCTAACCCTGGATAAAGGGCGAGCTCTGACCTGAAAGGGTCCTCCGGCCCCAACAGATACTTTGGAAAAGCTGC
Encoded here:
- the SPATA13 gene encoding spermatogenesis-associated protein 13 isoform X8, yielding MVARREIARFWSLESLHLVSSDGGTEPSALVDDNGSEEDFSFEDLCQASPRYLQPGGEQLAINELISDGNVVCAEALWDHVTMDDQELGFKAGDVIQVLEASNKDWWWGRSEDKEAWFPASFVRLRVNQEELSENSSSTPSEEQDEEASQSRHRHFENKQQMRTNVIREIMDTERVYIKHLRDICEGYIRQCRKHTAMFTVAQLATIFGNIEDIYKFQRRFLKDLEKQYNKEEPHLSEIGSCFLQHQEGFAIYSEYCNNHPGACLELANLMKQGKYRHFFEACRLLQQMIDIAIDGFLLTPVQKICKYPLQLAELLKYTTQEHSDYSNIKAAYEAMKNVACLINERKRKLESIDKIARWQVSIVGWEGLDILDRSSELIHSGELTKITKQGKSQQRTFFLFDHQLVSCKKDLLRRDMLYYKGRLDMDDMELVDLEDGRDKDCNLSVKNAFKLVSRTTDEVHLFCAKKQEDKARWLQACADERRRVQEDQELGMEISENQKKLAMLNAQKAGHGKSKGYGGCPMAPPHQGLHPIHQRHITVPTSVPQQQVFGLAEPKRKPSFFWHTFNRLTPFRK
- the SPATA13 gene encoding spermatogenesis-associated protein 13 isoform X9 — protein: MVARREIARFWSLESLHLVSSDGGTEPSALVDDNGSEEDFSFEDLCQASPRYLQPGGEQLAINELISDGNVVCAEALWDHVTMDDQELGFKAGDVIQVLEASNKDWWWGRSEDKEAWFPASFVRLRVNQEELSENSSSTPSEEQDEEASQSRHRHFENKQQMRTNVIREIMDTERVYIKHLRDICEGYIRQCRKHTAMFTVAQLATIFGNIEDIYKFQRRFLKDLEKQYNKEEPHLSEIGSCFLQHQEGFAIYSEYCNNHPGACLELANLMKQGKYRHFFEACRLLQQMIDIAIDGFLLTPVQKICKYPLQLAELLKYTTQEHSDYSNIKAAYEAMKNVACLINERKRKLESIDKIARWQVSIVGWEGLDILDRSSELIHSGELTKITKQGKSQQRTFFLFDHQLVSCKKDLLRRDMLYYKGRLDMDDMELVDLEDGRDKDCNLSVKNAFKLVSRTTDEVHLFCAKKQEDKARWLQACADERRRVQEDQELGMEISENQKKLAMLNAQKAGHGKSKVRLRRVPHGPTAPGPAPHPPAPHHCAHQRPPAAGLWPGRTQEEALVLLAHLQ
- the SPATA13 gene encoding spermatogenesis-associated protein 13 isoform X7 — translated: MGRAGLRVSSPRTSSSWLRGGTGTAGQARVSSDGGTEPSALVDDNGSEEDFSFEDLCQASPRYLQPGGEQLAINELISDGNVVCAEALWDHVTMDDQELGFKAGDVIQVLEASNKDWWWGRSEDKEAWFPASFVRLRVNQEELSENSSSTPSEEQDEEASQSRHRHFENKQQMRTNVIREIMDTERVYIKHLRDICEGYIRQCRKHTAMFTVAQLATIFGNIEDIYKFQRRFLKDLEKQYNKEEPHLSEIGSCFLQHQEGFAIYSEYCNNHPGACLELANLMKQGKYRHFFEACRLLQQMIDIAIDGFLLTPVQKICKYPLQLAELLKYTTQEHSDYSNIKAAYEAMKNVACLINERKRKLESIDKIARWQVSIVGWEGLDILDRSSELIHSGELTKITKQGKSQQRTFFLFDHQLVSCKKDLLRRDMLYYKGRLDMDDMELVDLEDGRDKDCNLSVKNAFKLVSRTTDEVHLFCAKKQEDKARWLQACADERRRVQEDQELGMEISENQKKLAMLNAQKAGHGKSKGYGGCPMAPPHQGLHPIHQRHITVPTSVPQQQVFGLAEPKRKPSFFWHTFNRLTPFRK